The Candidatus Zixiibacteriota bacterium DNA segment TACATCCGTCTGGGTGTGGAGTATTCCGGATGCCTGGGGCGACGATCTCATGAATATGCGCTTTACCGTCGAAGAAGGTATTGAGTGTACTCTGAAGGTCGGTTGGGTCCTGATGTATGGTGGTTTTGCCACCGGTACACCGGATATGCGGGTGTACCTATGGGACGACGACGGCTTCGGTTTCCCCGGCAACAAGCTGGACTCGACCGATGTACCTAATGCCGCCATGGGCGGATCCTTCTGGTGGGCCGAAGCCAACTGGTCGGCTGCCGATTGGGTCTTCACCAATGGTGAAGAATACCATATCGGCTGGACGACCCTGGGCGGCGACGGCGACACGTTGTGGTGCGTGTCCGATAAAGGTACCGGTCCCCACTCGTACACTGGTGAACAACGGGCCAGTGAAAACTGGAACGGCTTTTGGGGTACGATGTACGACGACTGGGGCGAGGATGTATGTTTCCTCATGACATCTGAGCGTTGTTGCTATGAGTTACCTTTTACCGATTGCTATTCTCAAAGCTGGGATGAGGGCACTGCCTACTGGTGGAAAGCTCCCCACGACGCTTATGGTATTATCGACTATGCACAGCGGTTTACTGTCACTGGGGTTGAAACCCTTCAGTCTGTAGATATCGATGTCTACGACTTTACGGGTTCCTCCTCGCAGAACGCCGGTATCGTCGGTAATGACGACTTGATTATCAGTGTATGGGATGACAATGCCGGCTATCCCGGCTCGGTTATTGCGCAAGAAACCGTCCCGGCGGGGACCTATGTGTACCATCCGGCCTATACTAACGTTGATTTCTCATCACACAATCTGGTGCTGGGTTCCGGGGACTTCTATGTCTCCTTCAACTCGACCGGTGATCTCGGTGCCGGCGACTTTGAGGGTACCTTGTCGGATGATGAAACGGATGGCCACGGTCGCTCATACTGTATCTACGGTGGCGATTGGTGGACCATCGGTGATCTCTTCGGAATCGATGTCGACATGAAGTACACAGCAAATTTGTGTGATGACCCATTCTTCGAGTGTGAATTGGCTTTCTACGACACGGGTCCGGTCTATTACTGGACTTTGCCGGATGCTTACGGCGACGTCGCCAATGCCCAGTTGATCAAGTCTGTTGGGAAGGCGTGCGAAGTCAGAGAAGTCTCCTGGGCTCTTCATGATTTCAATCCGGGCGTGGCCTATGCTCACAACTCAGTGGTTTCAGTCCACGAGGACGTGGGTGGTCTGCCCGGACCGGCCCTGGCCTCGGTCACCCTAACTCCGGCTGATTATGTGATGTACCCCGGTTACACTTCGGTCGACTTCGCACCCTTGGCTGTCAGCGTTCAGGGACTATACTGGATTTCAATCGAATCCTTGTCACCGACCGAAGCCGAAGGTATTGCTACCCTGACCGATTTTGGCGGCGGCGGCTGGAACTATGGTGCCGCCGAACTCTGGAATGGTTTCTGGGGTCTGCTCTGTCTGGATTGGAACGGCGTGCCTTGTGATATTGCTTTCGTCGCCAAATCCTATCATTGCTGTCAACCACACTGTTGCTGCCCCTGCCAAGGAGATCCGGGTTGGGCTACGCATCAGCACGATCAGCAGCGTACCGGCGCATCGTTCAATTCCTTTGGCGACGCCCAGTGTGACTTGACAACGCAATGGTGCTACACCCACCCGACCAACCAGATATTTTATACCGGTCCGGCTATTTCGGGCGACAAGGTTGTTTGCGCCTGGGATAATGAAGTCAAGGTGTTTAACCTGACGACGGGCTTTGAAGCTTATACCCTGTCCGGTTTTCCGCTGGGCAACCAGATCAGATGTACGCCGCACATACAGGATAGCGTGATGTATCTGACCGGCGGAGATCAGCAATCTGTTAGCGCTTGGGACTTCGCTACCGGCGCTATGATCTGGAGCCGTGATATTACCAGTGTCGGTGTCGGCGGCCTGTTTGGGCAGACCCGTTACGGTTCCTTTATAATTCTGGAACAGGGTAGCGGCGACGTATTGTACTTCGGTACGGATGACGGTGCTATCGTTGCTGTCGATGCAGCCACCGGCGCTCTGTACTCAGGCTGGACGGTGAACCCGGTGTATATCGCTCCCGGTGCTCCACTGAAATCCGGCTCGACCGACGGCTTACAGCTTTTCTACAACACCTATCCGGGTGGTGTGGAAGGTGATGTTTACGCCATCGACGCCGCTACCGGCGCTATCAACTGGCAGTTGTCAACATCCGGCGGCCTACAGGCTGCTGCGGTCTACCCGGAAGGGCCGCAGGGTGGTGAAGGTTTTGCCGCACCTAACGCGGTCAGTCTGGAAAATGGTCTTCTGTTTGTCAATTCAAGTATTGCCGCTCCGTATCATCCCGGGGATGGTGTCTTCTACGCCATCAACACTTCTGACGGTTCAGTAGCCTACGCGGTGCCTTCGCACCGTCCCAACACTGCCGGTACCGCCGCCGGTCCGGTAATCGACCGTGCACGTGTCTATCAGGCCGGTCAGTCCTGGTGGGCGACTCCCCCGTCAGGTGGTTTGATTCTTGCTTTCAACAAGACCACCGGCTCCTATGTGTGGGCGACCTCCAGCCCCGAGTATAACACATACCGCGGTGATATGGCTCTCACCTGCGGAAAAGACGGTGAGGCGCCACTGTTGTTCGCAATCGGTCACCACGGCTTTATCAGCACATTGAACTCTGCCACGGGTGAGGAAATCTACCGTCGTCGTATTACCTATGGTGGATTCCCCAACTCAATAGCTCTGAGCGCAGCGATAGGACCCGGCGTCGTGGCTATTAGTGACCTTTACGGTACACTTTCTGTTCTGGCCAAAGGTGAAGATCGTCCGCGCCTGGAAATTCAGTCGTACCAGCCTTCTCCATCGGTGGAGTTTGGTCCGGCCACTTCATTGCACGTGCCGATCCCGAACCGGTTGGTCAACACCGGTTGTGCCGACCTGACCTTCGGTCAGCTTGAGACCAACACCTCTGCGAACCATCCGTGGATACCGCCGGACTTCGCTCCGGCCAACGTGCGTCCCGATGTAATGGATCGCGCAGCCGGTATCACTGATCGTTTGACCGAAGGCTTCGAGACCAAAGCTATCCCGGCGCGACCGGAAGCTGAGGTCGATGACTATTTCGTCATTCGTGACCGTGGTGAACAGTCGTTGAACCTGGGTGCCGATGCAGGAGTTCCGTTCCTGCAGTATGCGACTCACACCGAAGCGGTCGTTTGGCCACACGCCGGTGACATTCTTGCCGCCGGTGACACGGCTGACCTCGTTATCGATGTCAACCAGTCGCTGATCGTTCGCGGACCACAGGATTTCTATATGGTGATCCCCAGCGACGATCCTGATTTCTATCTGCACGACGTCTGTGGCAACACGCTCTACGGTCCGCCCGAAATCCACGTAACTATCGTCGGTGGCTGTCTTGTTGATACCACCACCATGCAGTTCGGCATGGGTGGCGGTAACACTCAACTCGTGACCAACAATGGCCGTATCGGTACCGGCGACTGGGACCCGCACGCAATGGATATAGACGGCGACGACGCCTCGATCTACCAGGGTTCGTTCATCTATGCCACCGGCCTATATGAGGTGGCCCTAAGCACCCAGGATTGGTATTCCGGCGGCGGCGAGGACGAGGCGTATCGGTCGATGCAGCCGGACCCGAACTGGTGTGACGACCAGTGCAAGGCGCACATCGATGAGGGTGTCGTCCTGAGTTGTCTCGGTGGCTACTCCTCAGACGGTATAACTTACACCCCAATCATGGGTAACCGAGTTTGTGTAACCTATCTTGACTCCGTTCAGGACTTCGGAACTTCTTGGGATTGGTCAAACTACGATGCACCGTTCAGTAATGATCTGACCATGGGTCTCATGGTGAACTCACGCACGGTGGGTGCTTATGACTTTGAGCCGCTGAAGGACCTCACCGTTGACATCATGGAATTCACCGAGCGCAACGGCGACTCGGTCACAGGCTGGGCTTTCGGCACCACCATGGACTACGACGTCGGAAGTGATGATATCGCTTCACGTTCTGCGGAAGGATCGGCGGCCTGGGTCTCCAACGGTGGAGTGGGCGATGTCCAATGGGGTATGATCAAGTTCCCGTTCGGATGCGGAAGTAACGAGGCGGCAGGCGGCAACAATACAAACGTAGACTACGTCCCGATGATCAATACGGTGTCCGGACACGGCGACGGCATGTGGTTTAACGTTCCCACCCTCTATCTCGATTCCGCCTGGGACTACCTCAACCGGCCGGCCGGTGAGTATTCTCAAGCGCCGTTCACCAGCGATAGGGAAGCTCACTTCACCATTGCCAAACACGATTTTGCCGGTGGCGATACTTATGAGATGGCTGTGGCTCAGTTCGGTCTGCACGGCACTTCGGGCGATGCAACTGAAATCAATGCCCTGGCCAAGCTGGCCAACAAGTGGCTCGGTTTTGGTCGTGGCGATGTCAACAATGACGGCAATGTTGATCTTGGCGACGTAGTTTGTCTGGCCAGGTACGTGACTGGTAACGGCCCCGGACCGATTCCGTTCATGCACCTGGGTGATGTCGATTGTGACGGTGACGTTGATATGGACGATGTGGTGTATCTTGCCGAATTCCTGTATGACAATGGACCTTGCCCGTGTGGTGACTGGTGCTTCTAGGCCACAAGTGGCCCTTCTGGCGCTTCGCGCGGTCATAAATGACTCTTTCGCGCTACGCGCGCCGTTCTGTGCGTGGTGTACGTCCTCATGCGCCACGGTGATAAATCACTT contains these protein-coding regions:
- a CDS encoding PQQ-binding-like beta-propeller repeat protein, with product MSHRFSLTLLTLLILLTLTGWTWAGNTSKDGLNPIPISNPNAQLYNDIEDARPAPATFKKPMTEGPFEVQMSGVASSPPSAYFCEDLGYYDDTVTSVWVWSIPDAWGDDLMNMRFTVEEGIECTLKVGWVLMYGGFATGTPDMRVYLWDDDGFGFPGNKLDSTDVPNAAMGGSFWWAEANWSAADWVFTNGEEYHIGWTTLGGDGDTLWCVSDKGTGPHSYTGEQRASENWNGFWGTMYDDWGEDVCFLMTSERCCYELPFTDCYSQSWDEGTAYWWKAPHDAYGIIDYAQRFTVTGVETLQSVDIDVYDFTGSSSQNAGIVGNDDLIISVWDDNAGYPGSVIAQETVPAGTYVYHPAYTNVDFSSHNLVLGSGDFYVSFNSTGDLGAGDFEGTLSDDETDGHGRSYCIYGGDWWTIGDLFGIDVDMKYTANLCDDPFFECELAFYDTGPVYYWTLPDAYGDVANAQLIKSVGKACEVREVSWALHDFNPGVAYAHNSVVSVHEDVGGLPGPALASVTLTPADYVMYPGYTSVDFAPLAVSVQGLYWISIESLSPTEAEGIATLTDFGGGGWNYGAAELWNGFWGLLCLDWNGVPCDIAFVAKSYHCCQPHCCCPCQGDPGWATHQHDQQRTGASFNSFGDAQCDLTTQWCYTHPTNQIFYTGPAISGDKVVCAWDNEVKVFNLTTGFEAYTLSGFPLGNQIRCTPHIQDSVMYLTGGDQQSVSAWDFATGAMIWSRDITSVGVGGLFGQTRYGSFIILEQGSGDVLYFGTDDGAIVAVDAATGALYSGWTVNPVYIAPGAPLKSGSTDGLQLFYNTYPGGVEGDVYAIDAATGAINWQLSTSGGLQAAAVYPEGPQGGEGFAAPNAVSLENGLLFVNSSIAAPYHPGDGVFYAINTSDGSVAYAVPSHRPNTAGTAAGPVIDRARVYQAGQSWWATPPSGGLILAFNKTTGSYVWATSSPEYNTYRGDMALTCGKDGEAPLLFAIGHHGFISTLNSATGEEIYRRRITYGGFPNSIALSAAIGPGVVAISDLYGTLSVLAKGEDRPRLEIQSYQPSPSVEFGPATSLHVPIPNRLVNTGCADLTFGQLETNTSANHPWIPPDFAPANVRPDVMDRAAGITDRLTEGFETKAIPARPEAEVDDYFVIRDRGEQSLNLGADAGVPFLQYATHTEAVVWPHAGDILAAGDTADLVIDVNQSLIVRGPQDFYMVIPSDDPDFYLHDVCGNTLYGPPEIHVTIVGGCLVDTTTMQFGMGGGNTQLVTNNGRIGTGDWDPHAMDIDGDDASIYQGSFIYATGLYEVALSTQDWYSGGGEDEAYRSMQPDPNWCDDQCKAHIDEGVVLSCLGGYSSDGITYTPIMGNRVCVTYLDSVQDFGTSWDWSNYDAPFSNDLTMGLMVNSRTVGAYDFEPLKDLTVDIMEFTERNGDSVTGWAFGTTMDYDVGSDDIASRSAEGSAAWVSNGGVGDVQWGMIKFPFGCGSNEAAGGNNTNVDYVPMINTVSGHGDGMWFNVPTLYLDSAWDYLNRPAGEYSQAPFTSDREAHFTIAKHDFAGGDTYEMAVAQFGLHGTSGDATEINALAKLANKWLGFGRGDVNNDGNVDLGDVVCLARYVTGNGPGPIPFMHLGDVDCDGDVDMDDVVYLAEFLYDNGPCPCGDWCF